In one Dreissena polymorpha isolate Duluth1 chromosome 7, UMN_Dpol_1.0, whole genome shotgun sequence genomic region, the following are encoded:
- the LOC127838443 gene encoding E3 ubiquitin-protein ligase MARCHF8-like isoform X2 — MSGISRPLPLSPVCSQSMQGISDPTSPFRPLPLSPAFSQSTPGPLDDKNNNSVFNYSGPVLCRICHDDEKSEPLWSPCHCRGTIGLLHMSCLERWLGCSNTTKCEVCAFQFCVEKKPRPWKWYMREPSLRRDRRLLCREVLLTATLGLIVLIVDALCFTFADRLRAETNIGPAAVLIVIGMMTVTLYVAWLLISVRRIRAQIRKWHKVHHVIAIRQNSSDPKEPKRKVKIFCRFPVPKALRRKTRTQSSQQTESDADVSAPGFLDLNGSLPSYNAAMFNPVGPKEPLLEHEHTHQIIFLEESSPSVVSLDDFEESQSFYLAPKVGTTLTFNSKTGLVKETRV; from the exons atgagtggCATTTCTAGACCACTTCCATTGAGCCCGGTCTGTTCACAAAGCATGCAAGGAATCAGTGACCCGACCAGCCCTTTTCGTCCCCTTCCGCTGAGTCCCGCTTTCTCCCAAAGTACACCGGGACCGCTTGACGACAAGAACAACAACAG CGTGTTCAACTACTCGGGCCCCGTGCTGTGCCGGATCTGTCACGACGACGAGAAGTCTGAGCCGCTCTGGTCCCCGTGTCACTGCCGCGGCACCATCGGGCTCCTGCACATGTCCTGCCTCGAGAGGTGGCTCGGCTGCTCCAACACCACTAAGTGTGAAGTGTGCGCCTTCCAGTTCTGCGTAGAGAAGAAGCCGCGCCCATGGAAATGG TACATGCGGGAGCCTTCTCTCCGCCGGGACAGGCGGTTACTGTGTCGCGAGGTTCTGCTCACCGCGACCCTGGGGCTCATAGTTCTCATCGTGGACGCTCTCTGTTTCACGTTCGCCGATCGCCTGAGGGCTGAGACGAACATTGGCCCCGCCGCCGTGCTTATCGTGATAGGCATGATGACTGTCACGCTGTATGTGGCATGGTTATTG ATATCCGTGCGGCGGATACGGGCACAGATCCGGAAGTGGCACAAAGTCCACCACGTGATCGCCATTCGTCAGAACTCCAGTGATCCCAAGGAACCTAAACGGAAAGTCAAAATATTCTGCCGATTCCCCGTACCAAAGGCACTTCGACGAAAG ACAAGAACGCAGTCCAGCCAGCAGACCGAGTCAGACGCCGACGTGTCCGCTCCAGGCTTTCTCGACCTGAATGGCTCCCTTCCGTCCTATAACGCCGCCATGTTCAACCCAGTCGGACCCAAAGAACCGCTACTCGAACACGAACATACTCACCAGATTATCTTCCTTGAGGAGAGTTCTCCCTCGGTTGTTTCCCTTGACGACTTTGAGGAAAGCCAGAGCTTCTATCTTGCCCCAAAAGTCGGCACCACGTTAACATTTAACTCAAAGACGGGTCTTGTGAAGGAAACGAGAGTTTAG
- the LOC127838443 gene encoding E3 ubiquitin-protein ligase MARCHF8-like isoform X1 produces MSGISRPLPLSPVCSQSMQGISDPTSPFRPLPLSPAFSQSTPGPLDDKNNNSSPLSVFNYSGPVLCRICHDDEKSEPLWSPCHCRGTIGLLHMSCLERWLGCSNTTKCEVCAFQFCVEKKPRPWKWYMREPSLRRDRRLLCREVLLTATLGLIVLIVDALCFTFADRLRAETNIGPAAVLIVIGMMTVTLYVAWLLISVRRIRAQIRKWHKVHHVIAIRQNSSDPKEPKRKVKIFCRFPVPKALRRKTRTQSSQQTESDADVSAPGFLDLNGSLPSYNAAMFNPVGPKEPLLEHEHTHQIIFLEESSPSVVSLDDFEESQSFYLAPKVGTTLTFNSKTGLVKETRV; encoded by the exons atgagtggCATTTCTAGACCACTTCCATTGAGCCCGGTCTGTTCACAAAGCATGCAAGGAATCAGTGACCCGACCAGCCCTTTTCGTCCCCTTCCGCTGAGTCCCGCTTTCTCCCAAAGTACACCGGGACCGCTTGACGACAAGAACAACAACAG TTCACCACTTAGCGTGTTCAACTACTCGGGCCCCGTGCTGTGCCGGATCTGTCACGACGACGAGAAGTCTGAGCCGCTCTGGTCCCCGTGTCACTGCCGCGGCACCATCGGGCTCCTGCACATGTCCTGCCTCGAGAGGTGGCTCGGCTGCTCCAACACCACTAAGTGTGAAGTGTGCGCCTTCCAGTTCTGCGTAGAGAAGAAGCCGCGCCCATGGAAATGG TACATGCGGGAGCCTTCTCTCCGCCGGGACAGGCGGTTACTGTGTCGCGAGGTTCTGCTCACCGCGACCCTGGGGCTCATAGTTCTCATCGTGGACGCTCTCTGTTTCACGTTCGCCGATCGCCTGAGGGCTGAGACGAACATTGGCCCCGCCGCCGTGCTTATCGTGATAGGCATGATGACTGTCACGCTGTATGTGGCATGGTTATTG ATATCCGTGCGGCGGATACGGGCACAGATCCGGAAGTGGCACAAAGTCCACCACGTGATCGCCATTCGTCAGAACTCCAGTGATCCCAAGGAACCTAAACGGAAAGTCAAAATATTCTGCCGATTCCCCGTACCAAAGGCACTTCGACGAAAG ACAAGAACGCAGTCCAGCCAGCAGACCGAGTCAGACGCCGACGTGTCCGCTCCAGGCTTTCTCGACCTGAATGGCTCCCTTCCGTCCTATAACGCCGCCATGTTCAACCCAGTCGGACCCAAAGAACCGCTACTCGAACACGAACATACTCACCAGATTATCTTCCTTGAGGAGAGTTCTCCCTCGGTTGTTTCCCTTGACGACTTTGAGGAAAGCCAGAGCTTCTATCTTGCCCCAAAAGTCGGCACCACGTTAACATTTAACTCAAAGACGGGTCTTGTGAAGGAAACGAGAGTTTAG